GTCGCGGGCATCTACGGGCTGGATCCCGTCCACGTCGACGTCACGTACAACTCGATCACGGCCGCCCATCACCGGAGCGGGGCCGCCCATCCGGTCACGCTGCTGCGCGTCGTCCGCGGTTCCTCGCCCGATCACTCACGGCTCCAGCGCCTTCAGGCACTCGTCGTGTCGATCGGTGGAGGACTCGATCTGGATGCCGCGACGGAGAGCTACCGCAGTATCCGCCGCACGCCTTTCCGCTACCGTCCTTCCGTCGTGATCGGCTCGCAGGCGCTCCTCGCAGTCGGCGTCGCCGTCATGTTCGGCGGCAACTGGCTCGTGATGGTGCTCGCGTTCGTCGCCGCCGCGCTCGCTGCTCTGACGCAATTCGGGCTCGCCCGCGCGCAGGTGCCGTACTTCTTCAGCCAGATCGCCGGCGCCTTCGTGCTGACGGTCATCGCGGCGCTCTCGCCGCTTCTCCGGGCGACGGGATGGGATGCCGCCCTCGAGCTGCGGCCCACGGTCATCGTGGCATCCGGTGTCGTGCTGATGCTGGCGGGACTCACCGTCGTCGGCGCCGCCCAGGACGCCATCGACGGCTTCGCCCTCACAGCGATGGGGCGCATCCTCGAACTCATGACGCACACTCTCGGCGTCGTCCTCGGGATCCTCGCCGGCTTGGAGACCGCACGGGTGCTCGGACTGGCGATGGCTCCCCCGAGCGAGGCACTGCCCCTCGGGCCTGTGCCCCTCCAATTCCTCGGCGCTGCCCTCATCGCCGTGTCGGTGGCGATCTTCAACGGGGCCGGTGCGCGGGTCATCGTCGTCAGTGCCGCCCTGAGCCTCGTCGCGTGGCTCGTCTATCTGCTCGCTGCGCAGGTGGGCTTCGAGGTCGCGGCGGCGAGCGGGCTGGGAGCCTTCGCGGGGAGCTTCGTCGGCACCCTCGTGGCCTACCGCCTGCATGTGCCGTCGGTGGCGATCACGACGGCCGCGATCCTGCCGATGGTGCCCGGTGCCGCCGTGTTCCGGGGCCTGCTCAGCATCGTCGAATCCGGTGACAGCTCACCCTTGCTTCTGGGCGGGTTCACGATCCTCGCGGGCGCGGGCATCATCGGGGTGAGCCTCGCGGTCGGGGCGTCGCTCGGGATCTATCTGGGTCAGCCCGTGCGCGCCTCGCTCGGCGGCGTGGCACGGGCACGAGCCCGTCTGCTGCGTTAGCGCCCGGTCGCAGAGCTGCGTCGATGCCTCCGCGCGACGCGGGATGGTACCTTCATCCCCCGCGCAGCGGAAGGACTCGCCCGATGCTGCGAGGGCACGGAGACTGGATGCATGGACCACGCCAGCGACCATGAAGCCAGCGACCGGCAACTCACCGAGGAACAAGCCCACGAGCGAGCGGATCTCGACAGTGTCGTCTCGCGCGTCTCGGATCGTTTCCCGACGGTCGACCGCGAACGGGTCGAGTCGGTCGTCGATGACGAGGCGGCGCAGCTCGAGGATGCGCGCGTGCGCGACTACATCCCGGTCCTCGTCGAACACGAGGCGGTGGATCGTCTGCGCCAGGAGGCCGATCCGGTCTCGCTCGTGAAGCGTCAGACGGATGACACCGACGACGAGCCGCAGGATGGCGACGGCCGAGACCACGACCCCGCGCTCCGCCCCGAGCGAGAGGGAGCGCAGACGGACACCGCCGCCTCGGCGGGCCCCCTCCTCGGCGGGCTCCGCGGCGGCGACTGACCGACCGGCACGCCCGCATCAGGGGAGCCAGCCCCCGTCCCCGGGCGGCTCGGCGACGTCGAAGACCGCCTGCGCGAACGCGTGCGGCGCTTCAGCGGGCAGGTGATGCCCGGCATGCGCGACCTGGCGATGTTCCCAGGGGCCGTCGAAGCGGTGCGCGTACGGCGAGCCATCGGTTGCGGGAAAGTTGCCGTCAGCGGTTCCGTCCATCGTGATGGTGGGAACGGAGATGACGGGCTGCGTCGCGAGGTGTGCCTCGAGCGGTTCGTAGCGGGGCGAACCGGCCGCGAGTCCGAGCCGGTGGCGGTAGGAGTGGACGACGACATCGACATAGTCCGGGTTGTCGAAGGATGCCGCCGCCCGCGCGAGCACCTCGCCGTCGAAAGCCCATTCGGGCGAGTTGTGGCGCCAGATGACCTCTGCGATCTCACGGGCGTTGGCACGCAGGCCGGCTGTGCCGCGCTGCGTCGCGAAGTACCAGAAGTACCAGAGTCCTGCTTCGAGGTCAGGGCGCGCGGGCATCGCGGCTGCCGCGATGTCCTGGATCAGGTAGCCGTTGACCGACACGAGACCCGAGATCCTGTCGGGCCAGAGGGCGGCGACGACGCACGCCGCCCTGCCACCCCAGTCGTATCCGGCCAGGATCGGTTCTTCGAGCCCGAGAGCGTCGATGAACGCGAGAACGTCTGCCCCCAGCGCGGCCTGCTGCCCCGAGCGCGTCGCTTCGGGGTCGAGGAACCGCGTCGGTCCGTGGCCGCGCAGGTGCGGCACGAGAACGCGGAACCCGGCGTCCACGAGGAGCGGAACGACGTCGACATAACTGTGCACGTCGTAGGGGAAGCCGTGCAGGAGGACGACGGGTTCCGCCCCGGGATCTCCACGATCGAGGTAGCCGACGCTGAGCTCACCGGCATCCACAGTGCGTACGTCGAGCTGGAACGGGTTCATGAGTCCTCCGACGTGGCGCGCACCGCGCCCGCTGCCTCGACGATGATCTCGGCGACGGCGCGGGGCTGCGAGACAGAGATGGCATGCGACGCCCCCGTGACCTCACGGGTCGCACGAGCAGCGGCGCGTTCTGCGCCGGCGCGGTGCACCGCGACGGGGATGTTCAGATCCTGGTCGCCGAACACGTGCCACGACGGGATGTCCTTCCACGCCGGGCGGTCGGTGGGCAGTGGCTCGGTGAGCGCAGCTTGGGTGATGGGTCGCTGCGTCGCGCTCATGAGAGCCGCCTCCGCGGCGGGAACGTCGGCCGCGAACTGGTGCGGGAACAGCTCCGCGCGGATCGCGAACTCCGTTCCCCCATCGGCGAGCGGGTAGGCGGCGAGCGCATCTCCGAGGGTGCTGCCGGGGGCACTTCCCGACAGCTCGAACGCGGTCTGGCCGGTCTCGGGGACGAAGGCGGCGACATACACGAGTCCGACCACGGCGTGGTTGTGGGATGCAGCCTCGGTGATGACGAGTCCTCCATAGGAGTGGCCGACGAGGAGGACGGGGCCATCGACCGACGAGATGACCGCGCGGATGTAGGCGGCATCGGAGGCGACCCCGCGGAGCGGGTTGGCGGCGGCGACCACGGACATCCCTCGCTCCTGCAGGTGCGCGATGACGCCGTTCCACGATGCGGATTCGGCGAAGGCGCCGTGGACGAGGACGACGGTGGGCTGGGGCTCGGTCATGATCGTTGCTTCTTTCTGGAGAGTTGGGCGGTGGTGAGGTGGTGCTGTCAGAGATGACCGGAGGCGGACGCCCGGTGTGACGTTGACGCGTCTTTCGCTGGTGCGGTCACAGATCGCGTGGCCGCTCGGTCTCTTCTGGTGAGCGCGGGCCGCACGACCGCGCGAGCGGCACCGTCGAGCATCGGAGAGCACATGCGAATCGTCGTCATCGGAGGAACCGGCCTGATCGGAGCGCGGCTCGTGGACCAATTGCGGCGGCGCGGGCGTGAGGTCCGCGCCGCCGCCCGGTCGACGGGCGTGAACTCCTTCACAGCGGAGGGACTGGCGGAGGCGTTGACGGGCGCCGACGTCGTCGTGGACGTGTCGAACTCGTCCTACGTCGACGAAGCAGCTGCACGCGAGTTCTTCTACGCCTCGACGCTGAACCTGCTCACATACGGAGCCGCGGCAGGAGTTTCGCACCACGTGGCTCTGAGCGTCGTGGGGACCGATCGCCTGGCGCGAGCCGAAGGAGGCTACTTTCGGGCCAAGGCGTCGCAGGAAGCCTTGATTCGGGCATCGGGCCGGCCCTTCACGATCGTCCATGTCACCCAGTTCTTCGAGTTCGTCAGGAGCATCACGGGACACGCGATGCGCGGCGGCGCGGCTCACGTTCCCGATGTCCTCATCCAGCCCATGGCCGCCGACGATGTCGCTTCCGCTGTCGCGCGTGTCGCTCTCGGCGAGCCGCTGCAGCGGATGGTCGAGTTCGGTGGTCCCGAGATCTTCGATCTGCCGGACCTCGCGCGCCGTGAACTGAGGTGGACGGACGACGCCCGCGACGTCGTCGCCGATCCTCTCGCCACGTACTTCGGGTCACGGCTCGACGTCGGCGACCTCCTGCCCGCACCCGACGCGACGATCGCGCCGACCCGTCTGCATGATTGGCGCGTCGGCTCCTCCCGTGTGCTGTGGTCGGCCGACGCGCAGTCGGCTGTTCAGCCCGTCCGTTCCCCCGCGATCGAGCCGACGACGTGACGGGGCATCGTGGGCTCGGGGCGACGGGACTAGCCTTCGAGAAGGAGAGCGACATGGAACCGGATCCACTCGAGGTCTTCACCCCGCTCCGGGGCCGGCTGTTCGGCGTGGCTTACCGCATCATCGGCAGCGCCGCGGAGGCCGAGGACGTCGTGCAGGAGACCTGGCTGCGCTGGCAGCTCTGCGATCGGGCAGCCGTGCGTGAGCCGATTGCCTTCCTCATGACCGCTGCGACACGGATCTCCATCAACGTGCTGCAGAGCGCCCGAGTGCGCCGCGAGACCTACATCGGGCCGTGGCTGCCGAGCCCCGTCGACACCAGTTCCGACCCGACTCTCGGTGCGGAGCGCAGCGAGGCGCTTCATCTTGCGACGCTCATGCTGATGGAGCGCCTCACCCCCGCTGAGCGGGCGGCGTACGTCCTGCGCGAGGCCTTCGACTACCCCTATGCGAGGATCGCGGAAATCGTCGACACGACCGAGGTCGCGTCGCGGCAACTGGTGAGCCGCGCCCGCAAACACCTCACGTCGACAACGAAGCGAGAAGCCAGCCGTGAGCATCACCAGCGCTTCTTCTCCGCCTTCCTGGATGCCGCGCGTCGCGGCGATGCGAGCCGTCTCGAGGCGCTTCTCGCCTCGGATGCCGTCAACCACACCGACGGCGGGGGCGTCGTCGAGCACACGGCGCGCCGCAGCATCCTCGGTCGCGACAAGCTCGTGCGGTTCTTCTGCGGTTTCGCCGAACGGTTCCGCTTCTGGGATGACCTGGAGGTGCGAAAGATCGAGGCGAACGGACGCGAGAGCGCGCTCCTCATTCGCGACGGACGTGCGTATGCACTCGTGTCCGTCGAGGTCGGCGAGGACTCCATCGATCAGATCCTGTGGGTGATGAACCCGGCCAAGCTCTCCGAGATCGCGGAGCGGCATCACGTCGCCATCGGCTGAGTGGCCGATGCCGGACCTCGAGGTCGAGCGGTGGTACCGCCCGTGCCGGTCGGCACGGACCCGAACTGCACGCCGCACCAGGAACGCCGTCCTGCGGTTGCGCGATGCGTTGCACACGTGCGATGTCGGTGCATTGCGGAGGCTGCTGCATCCGCGTGTCTCCCTCGTGATCGACGGCGGCGGGATTCTCCCTGCGCCCGCGCACGCTGTGACAGGCGGCGTCGCCGTCACAAGGGCTCTCGTTCAGGCCATCGCCGGCGTCCCCCGGGCATCGATCGAGGAGGCGCACGTCAACGGGCAGAGCGGACTCACGCTCCGCGTAGCAGGAAGGGTCATCGCCGTGATGGGGATCGGCGTGCGCGGGCAGCGGATCCATCAGATATGGCTCATCGCGAATCCGGTGAAGCTCACCGACTGGAATCGGCCCTGAGTTCGCGGGGTCGTCACAGGCGACGACGCCATCCGGTCTTCCTGGTAGAGCGTGCCGACACGAGGCGCGCGACCTCATCGAAAGGCACGAACATGGCAAGAATCGTCGTCATCGGCGGCACGGGGCTCATCGGATCGAAGGTCGTGGCGAAGCTGACCGCGCAGGGACACGACGTCGTCGCCGCCTCACCGGCGACAGGCGTGAACAGCATCACGAATGAGGGAGTCGCCGATGCCCTCGTCGGCGCGAACGTGGTGGTCGACGTGTCCAACTCACCGTCCTTCGAAGAGAGCGACGTGATGGAGTTCTTCACCACCTCCACCACCAATCTGCTCGCCGCCGAACACGAGGCGGGAGTCGCACACCACGTCGCCCTCACGATCGTCGGTACGAATCGGCCGCAGCGCATCCCCTACTTCCGGGCCAAGACCGCTCAAGAGAAGCTCATCCGCGACTCGGGAATCGGCTTCTCCCTCGTGCATGCGACGCAGTTCTTCGAGTTCGTCGGGAGCATCGCCGACATCTCCACGGACGGTCTCACCGTCACCCTTCCGGGCGCGCTCATCCAGCCGATGGCTGCTGACGACGTCGCAA
This genomic stretch from Microbacterium sp. SLBN-146 harbors:
- a CDS encoding threonine/serine exporter ThrE family protein; the encoded protein is MTRRERKILASLTHLVRSERSSESLTAVLPVVDDRLAVRILDLAVRIGETMLVAGANASEVTTTIVRVAGIYGLDPVHVDVTYNSITAAHHRSGAAHPVTLLRVVRGSSPDHSRLQRLQALVVSIGGGLDLDAATESYRSIRRTPFRYRPSVVIGSQALLAVGVAVMFGGNWLVMVLAFVAAALAALTQFGLARAQVPYFFSQIAGAFVLTVIAALSPLLRATGWDAALELRPTVIVASGVVLMLAGLTVVGAAQDAIDGFALTAMGRILELMTHTLGVVLGILAGLETARVLGLAMAPPSEALPLGPVPLQFLGAALIAVSVAIFNGAGARVIVVSAALSLVAWLVYLLAAQVGFEVAAASGLGAFAGSFVGTLVAYRLHVPSVAITTAAILPMVPGAAVFRGLLSIVESGDSSPLLLGGFTILAGAGIIGVSLAVGASLGIYLGQPVRASLGGVARARARLLR
- a CDS encoding three-helix bundle dimerization domain-containing protein, giving the protein MDHASDHEASDRQLTEEQAHERADLDSVVSRVSDRFPTVDRERVESVVDDEAAQLEDARVRDYIPVLVEHEAVDRLRQEADPVSLVKRQTDDTDDEPQDGDGRDHDPALRPEREGAQTDTAASAGPLLGGLRGGD
- a CDS encoding alpha/beta fold hydrolase — translated: MNPFQLDVRTVDAGELSVGYLDRGDPGAEPVVLLHGFPYDVHSYVDVVPLLVDAGFRVLVPHLRGHGPTRFLDPEATRSGQQAALGADVLAFIDALGLEEPILAGYDWGGRAACVVAALWPDRISGLVSVNGYLIQDIAAAAMPARPDLEAGLWYFWYFATQRGTAGLRANAREIAEVIWRHNSPEWAFDGEVLARAAASFDNPDYVDVVVHSYRHRLGLAAGSPRYEPLEAHLATQPVISVPTITMDGTADGNFPATDGSPYAHRFDGPWEHRQVAHAGHHLPAEAPHAFAQAVFDVAEPPGDGGWLP
- a CDS encoding alpha/beta fold hydrolase is translated as MTEPQPTVVLVHGAFAESASWNGVIAHLQERGMSVVAAANPLRGVASDAAYIRAVISSVDGPVLLVGHSYGGLVITEAASHNHAVVGLVYVAAFVPETGQTAFELSGSAPGSTLGDALAAYPLADGGTEFAIRAELFPHQFAADVPAAEAALMSATQRPITQAALTEPLPTDRPAWKDIPSWHVFGDQDLNIPVAVHRAGAERAAARATREVTGASHAISVSQPRAVAEIIVEAAGAVRATSEDS
- a CDS encoding SDR family oxidoreductase → MRIVVIGGTGLIGARLVDQLRRRGREVRAAARSTGVNSFTAEGLAEALTGADVVVDVSNSSYVDEAAAREFFYASTLNLLTYGAAAGVSHHVALSVVGTDRLARAEGGYFRAKASQEALIRASGRPFTIVHVTQFFEFVRSITGHAMRGGAAHVPDVLIQPMAADDVASAVARVALGEPLQRMVEFGGPEIFDLPDLARRELRWTDDARDVVADPLATYFGSRLDVGDLLPAPDATIAPTRLHDWRVGSSRVLWSADAQSAVQPVRSPAIEPTT
- a CDS encoding RNA polymerase sigma-70 factor, yielding MEPDPLEVFTPLRGRLFGVAYRIIGSAAEAEDVVQETWLRWQLCDRAAVREPIAFLMTAATRISINVLQSARVRRETYIGPWLPSPVDTSSDPTLGAERSEALHLATLMLMERLTPAERAAYVLREAFDYPYARIAEIVDTTEVASRQLVSRARKHLTSTTKREASREHHQRFFSAFLDAARRGDASRLEALLASDAVNHTDGGGVVEHTARRSILGRDKLVRFFCGFAERFRFWDDLEVRKIEANGRESALLIRDGRAYALVSVEVGEDSIDQILWVMNPAKLSEIAERHHVAIG
- a CDS encoding SDR family oxidoreductase — encoded protein: MARIVVIGGTGLIGSKVVAKLTAQGHDVVAASPATGVNSITNEGVADALVGANVVVDVSNSPSFEESDVMEFFTTSTTNLLAAEHEAGVAHHVALTIVGTNRPQRIPYFRAKTAQEKLIRDSGIGFSLVHATQFFEFVGSIADISTDGLTVTLPGALIQPMAADDVATAVSDAAGGGPVGDIEVAGPERFGLDEFVRRGLTFRGDPRTVVRDDDAPYYGARIEERTLIPVDGARIFETRLDEWLPLNPPRT